The following DNA comes from Sulfuriferula thiophila.
TCAGGTCGGTGGCAACTGCAGCAAAGGGGCGCTTTAGCTTTTCTATGGGTGATTGTTTTACGGCGGTGTTGATGAATTTCTGCAATGCATCGCCTTTGAATATGCCGCGATCCGGCCAGGCCCAGTCGATGACGGACTGCTCTTCCATCTGGATGGCCAGTTTCTGTATTTCAAAGCCATTGTAGCCATAAGCATACAGTGAACCCACCACGGAACCGGCGCTAGTGCCGACGATGATGTCCGGTACGATACCCTGGGTTTCCAGGTATTTGATGACGCCAATGTGGGCAAACCCACGCGTACCGCCACCACCCAGGACGAGTGCAATCTTAGGTGCAGGGCGGACAACAGGCTGGGTAATGACTTCCGGTTGCTGCATGAGGTTGCTGCAGCCGGTTAAGGCGAGCAGCAGTATAACTAACAGCCAGTAAGCGGGACGGATTTTGATAGCTATCATGTATTTGGAAATATAATTTTATGTCCACGAAAGACACGAATGACGCGAAAAAGTTTGACGGTACTTTCTATAATGAGACCTTTGCACGATTACTGCGCTCGCTACATCGTGCAAAGGTCTCATAATAGCCTATGAGCGGGCTTTTATTTTCGTGCTTTTCGTGCCTTTCGTGGACAATGATACTGCTATTTAACCCGCATGCCCGGTGTTGCGCCATCGTCCGGGCTGAGGATGTATAAGCCCGGGGTGTCGCCGGAAGCGGCGAGTACCATGCCTTCAGACAAGCCGAACTTCATTTTGCGGGGTGCCAGATTCGCAACCATCACTGTCATGCGACCAATCAGTGTGGCAGGGTCGTAGGCGGATTTGATGCCAGCGAAGACATTGCGGGTGGTGCCTTCGCCGATATCCAGTGTCAGGCGGATCAGTTTGTCAGCGCCTTCAACGTGTTCGGCGTTGACGATTTTGGCGACGCGCAAGTCAATTTTAGTGAAGTCATCGATGCTGATGGTTTCACTGATAGGGGCGATAGTCATGGCAGGTTTCATCTCCGGAATGGCGGGTGCAGATTCAGTGATGTTGGCGGCGATCATGGCATCAATCTGCTTCTGATCGACGCGTGTCATCAGGTGGTTGTAGGTGTTGATGCTGTGCTTGGCCAGCAATGTATTGGCATCAGCCCAGACCATGGCCGGGATATTGAGGAATTGTTCGACATCGGCGGCCAGCTTCGGCAGCACCGGCTTGAGGTAGAGCGTGAGCAGGCGGAACAGGTTGATGCTGACGCTGCATATCTCGTGCAGCAGGGCATCTTCGCCGCCCTGTTTGGCGATTTCCCACGGCTTGTTGTCGTTGACGTACTGGTTGGCCTTGTCGGTGAGATGCATGATCTCGCGCAAGGCACGGCCAAAA
Coding sequences within:
- a CDS encoding patatin-like phospholipase family protein; translation: MIAIKIRPAYWLLVILLLALTGCSNLMQQPEVITQPVVRPAPKIALVLGGGGTRGFAHIGVIKYLETQGIVPDIIVGTSAGSVVGSLYAYGYNGFEIQKLAIQMEEQSVIDWAWPDRGIFKGDALQKFINTAVKQSPIEKLKRPFAAVATDLSSGEVMVFRTGNTGQAVRASSAVPGVFQPVTIAGRSYVDGGLVRPVPVSEARALGADFVIAVDISNKPKSNTTASTLDVLMQTFDIMSQTINRYELPKADIVIRPRTQDIDVSNLDGRHIAVLEGEKAAAAIMPELKAKLEKLRKGR